One genomic window of Corythoichthys intestinalis isolate RoL2023-P3 chromosome 18, ASM3026506v1, whole genome shotgun sequence includes the following:
- the LOC130906254 gene encoding coxsackievirus and adenovirus receptor homolog isoform X2, translated as MVCQYNDTLDSSGYIIWLSTPIDVSPRPIIWSSDNWLHSDLYEPMKGRVRFTARDPQNGDASITISNVSRSDAMTYGGENKYLIHCHCSHWQCIKYLFSPLYMCVEKKLPKMEKMITMTLRVMEPPSQPICNLQGEFAQGNNVTLTCLSFHGEFPLTYTWVKINGNQVLPANAVVDSVRGTLRMDSIIEQDCGSYRCTAESLVGSKSCELVLPCPDVPEAHVSSTLMMTISI; from the coding sequence ATGGTTTGCCAGTACAATGACACTCTGGACAGCTCGGGGTACATCATATGGCTTTCCACCCCCATTGATGTCTCCCCACGGCCCATCATTTGGTCCAGTGACAACTGGTTGCACTCCGATCTTTACGAACCGATGAAGGGCAGGGTTCGTTTCACCGCACGCGATCCCCAAAATGGAGATGCTTCTATCACCATTAGCAACGTCAGTCGCTCAGACGCGATGACTTacggtggggagaacaagtatttgatacactgccactgttcccattggcagtgtatcaaatacttgttctccccactgtacatgtgcgTTGAGAAGAAGTTACCTAAAATGGAGAAGATGATAACCATGACCCTGAGGGTCATGGAGCCGCCAAGTCAACCGATATGCAACTTGCAAGGGGAATTCGCTCAAGGCAATAACGTGACACTCACATGCTTGTCTTTCCATGGTGAATTCCCACTGACGTACACCTGGGTCAAGATCAACGGAAACCAGGTCCTCCCTGCCAATGCCGTGGTGGACTCCGTCAGAGGCACCTTGCGCATGGACAGTATCATCGAGCAGGACTGTGGAAGCTATCGCTGCACAGCGGAGAGCTTGGTCGGAAGCAAAAGCTGTGAGCTCGTCCTCCCCTGTCCGGACGTGCCAGAAGCCCACGTGTCCTCCACACTGATGATGACCATCTCCATCTAG
- the LOC130906254 gene encoding coxsackievirus and adenovirus receptor homolog isoform X1 codes for MLLLQHANGDDGVAPPLAFCPNGSVELLGSGNPPGGVTVLRRRGSDVTMVCQYNDTLDSSGYIIWLSTPIDVSPRPIIWSSDNWLHSDLYEPMKGRVRFTARDPQNGDASITISNVSRSDAMTYGGENKYLIHCHCSHWQCIKYLFSPLYMCVEKKLPKMEKMITMTLRVMEPPSQPICNLQGEFAQGNNVTLTCLSFHGEFPLTYTWVKINGNQVLPANAVVDSVRGTLRMDSIIEQDCGSYRCTAESLVGSKSCELVLPCPDVPEAHVSSTLMMTISI; via the exons ATGCTACTGTTACAG CATGCAAATGGCGATGATGGCGTGGCGCCTCCTTTGGCCTTTTGTCCTAATGGGAGTGTTGAGCTGCTTGGCTCTGGAAATCCACCTGGAGGAGTCACAGTACTACGCCGCCGAGGCTCCGATGTCACAATGGTTTGCCAGTACAATGACACTCTGGACAGCTCGGGGTACATCATATGGCTTTCCACCCCCATTGATGTCTCCCCACGGCCCATCATTTGGTCCAGTGACAACTGGTTGCACTCCGATCTTTACGAACCGATGAAGGGCAGGGTTCGTTTCACCGCACGCGATCCCCAAAATGGAGATGCTTCTATCACCATTAGCAACGTCAGTCGCTCAGACGCGATGACTTacggtggggagaacaagtatttgatacactgccactgttcccattggcagtgtatcaaatacttgttctccccactgtacatgtgcgTTGAGAAGAAGTTACCTAAAATGGAGAAGATGATAACCATGACCCTGAGGGTCATGGAGCCGCCAAGTCAACCGATATGCAACTTGCAAGGGGAATTCGCTCAAGGCAATAACGTGACACTCACATGCTTGTCTTTCCATGGTGAATTCCCACTGACGTACACCTGGGTCAAGATCAACGGAAACCAGGTCCTCCCTGCCAATGCCGTGGTGGACTCCGTCAGAGGCACCTTGCGCATGGACAGTATCATCGAGCAGGACTGTGGAAGCTATCGCTGCACAGCGGAGAGCTTGGTCGGAAGCAAAAGCTGTGAGCTCGTCCTCCCCTGTCCGGACGTGCCAGAAGCCCACGTGTCCTCCACACTGATGATGACCATCTCCATCTAG